Proteins from one Microcoleus sp. FACHB-672 genomic window:
- a CDS encoding NAD(P)-dependent alcohol dehydrogenase gives MYNAKAYSAASATAPLASDTIARRDPTEHDVQIEILFCGICHSDVHSVRNEWSDFMSTTYPIVPGHEIVGRVTEVGSAVTKYKPGDLAAIGCMVDSDSTCPHCKAGFEQFCQNVIFTYNSPDKHKTAPVTYGGYSDSVVVDERFVLRVPDNLALAGVAPLLCAGITTYSPLRHWGVTKGKKVGVVGLGGLGHMGVKFARAFGAHVVVFTTSPAKTEDALRLGAHEVVVSRNADEMQKHAGSFDFILDTVSANHDINAYLNLLRLDGNITLVGAPEKPMDIAAFSLIVGRRSLSGSMIGGIAETQEMLDFCGEHNITADVEVIPIQKVNEAYERLLKSDVKYRFCIDMASLKSE, from the coding sequence ATGTACAACGCCAAAGCTTACTCCGCAGCCAGTGCGACCGCACCGCTCGCTTCCGACACAATCGCACGGCGCGATCCAACCGAACATGATGTTCAGATCGAAATCCTTTTCTGCGGCATCTGTCACTCGGACGTCCATTCGGTGCGTAATGAGTGGAGCGACTTCATGTCTACTACCTACCCAATCGTCCCCGGTCATGAGATCGTCGGACGGGTCACTGAGGTTGGCTCGGCAGTGACGAAGTACAAGCCCGGTGATCTCGCGGCGATCGGCTGTATGGTCGATTCGGATAGTACCTGTCCCCATTGCAAAGCTGGCTTTGAGCAGTTTTGCCAAAATGTAATCTTCACCTACAACTCCCCAGACAAGCACAAGACTGCTCCAGTCACCTATGGTGGCTACTCTGATAGCGTCGTCGTCGATGAACGCTTCGTTCTGCGCGTTCCAGATAACCTCGCTCTCGCCGGGGTTGCGCCGCTCCTCTGCGCCGGCATCACTACCTACTCGCCTCTGCGCCACTGGGGCGTCACTAAGGGCAAGAAGGTCGGCGTAGTAGGTCTTGGCGGGCTGGGACACATGGGCGTGAAGTTCGCCCGTGCGTTCGGTGCCCACGTTGTCGTCTTCACCACCTCGCCCGCTAAGACGGAAGATGCGCTCCGCCTCGGTGCCCACGAAGTGGTGGTCTCCCGCAATGCCGACGAGATGCAGAAGCACGCTGGTAGCTTTGATTTCATCCTCGATACCGTCTCCGCCAATCACGACATCAACGCCTATCTCAACCTGCTTCGCCTTGACGGCAACATCACTCTTGTCGGCGCACCCGAAAAGCCAATGGATATCGCGGCATTCAGCCTGATCGTGGGTCGTCGGAGTCTCTCCGGGTCTATGATCGGTGGAATTGCCGAAACCCAGGAGATGCTCGACTTTTGCGGCGAACATAACATCACAGCCGATGTTGAAGTCATCCCCATCCAAAAAGTTAACGAAGCTTACGAAAGACTGCTCAAGTCCGATGTGAAATACCGCTTCTGTATCGATATGGCATCTCTTAAATCTGAATAA
- a CDS encoding transposase: MTFKASCNTGLVEAWVEQWLVPQLHPEQVVVIDNASFHKCAAIQQAIEQAGCTLLFLPPYSPDLNKIKKFWARLKHYLCKTLNQFENFWEAVDNAFKSLS; this comes from the coding sequence ATGACATTTAAAGCTAGTTGTAACACCGGCTTGGTTGAAGCATGGGTCGAGCAATGGCTTGTCCCCCAATTACACCCAGAGCAAGTGGTGGTGATTGATAATGCCAGTTTTCATAAGTGTGCGGCGATTCAACAAGCCATTGAGCAAGCCGGATGCACCCTGCTATTTCTGCCGCCATACTCCCCTGACTTAAACAAGATTAAGAAGTTTTGGGCACGGCTCAAGCACTACCTGTGTAAAACCCTAAACCAATTTGAGAATTTCTGGGAGGCCGTGGATAATGCCTTCAAGTCTTTGTCCTAA
- a CDS encoding sensor histidine kinase — translation MQTFLRILQPYVGRLGIAKKIAYGYSLAIGVAVTGATVGLVVGDYYQQQALARLEIAYEQEDLVGSLARETSAIRAHPQRLMMVLGDPIWFDLERSRLLGHVTQIQALSSKLQEFIDQHPTSLVMPQQDFQRFIQTYQATTTAYKQWAEMTWQQFHPADLSQPSISKAQQDLLATLRKDSFLTLEIKFDRFTEQLDRNLKAAQNQRLVATSEMEAAEALRIKIILISMGGAVLLAVVLAILTGRVIARPIEAITKIAQQVSRESNFTLQVPVTTKDEMGTLAISFNSLIQQIDKYTHELELSRDTLEDRVEARTQELQQALDHLRQAQSQLVQAEKMSSLGQLVAGVAHEINNPVNFIHGNLIHANQYIQDLLELLTLYDRQYPDSTLDIQTKVEDIDLEFLREDLPRILRSMQVGTERIREIVQSLRNFSRLDEAEIKTVEIHEGIDSTLMILQGRLKANSQRPTIQVLRDYGSLPLVECYAGQLNQVFMNILTNAIDALEERDTKRSPTELSQHPSQITIRTEAVADQVVIRIADNALGMPEEVQKRLFDPFFTTKAVGKGTGLGMSISYQIVTEKHGGSLTCISELGQGTEFVIQIPQPASLSLARS, via the coding sequence ATGCAAACGTTTTTGAGAATTCTCCAGCCCTATGTAGGACGTTTAGGAATTGCTAAAAAAATTGCCTATGGATATTCTCTAGCCATTGGTGTAGCAGTTACAGGAGCAACAGTCGGGTTGGTGGTAGGTGATTATTATCAGCAACAAGCCCTAGCTCGATTAGAGATTGCCTATGAGCAAGAAGATCTAGTCGGCAGCTTAGCTAGGGAAACATCGGCGATTCGCGCCCATCCCCAACGGCTGATGATGGTGTTAGGCGATCCGATCTGGTTTGACTTGGAGCGATCTCGGCTATTAGGGCATGTTACGCAAATCCAAGCTCTCTCTTCTAAACTTCAGGAATTTATTGACCAGCATCCTACATCCCTGGTGATGCCCCAGCAGGATTTTCAGCGGTTCATCCAAACCTATCAAGCTACGACGACTGCCTATAAACAATGGGCAGAAATGACTTGGCAGCAGTTTCACCCTGCGGATCTTTCACAACCCTCCATATCCAAGGCCCAGCAAGATTTATTAGCAACCCTACGGAAAGACTCGTTCCTTACCTTAGAGATCAAGTTTGACCGCTTTACCGAACAACTGGATCGAAATCTCAAAGCGGCTCAAAATCAACGCTTAGTAGCCACCTCTGAGATGGAAGCAGCAGAAGCTCTACGCATAAAAATTATCCTGATCAGTATGGGCGGAGCCGTGCTGTTGGCCGTTGTCCTAGCAATTCTGACAGGTCGAGTTATTGCTCGTCCCATTGAAGCCATCACGAAGATTGCCCAACAGGTGTCGCGTGAATCAAACTTCACCCTGCAAGTTCCTGTCACCACCAAAGATGAGATGGGAACCCTGGCAATTTCGTTTAACAGCCTGATTCAACAAATAGACAAGTATACCCATGAGTTAGAGCTGAGCCGCGACACCTTGGAAGACCGAGTAGAGGCGCGAACGCAGGAACTTCAGCAAGCCCTTGACCATCTTCGGCAAGCCCAATCTCAATTAGTGCAAGCCGAGAAGATGTCTAGCCTAGGACAGCTTGTGGCGGGAGTAGCCCACGAAATTAATAATCCCGTCAACTTTATTCATGGCAATTTAATCCATGCCAATCAATACATCCAAGATTTACTGGAACTCCTTACCCTCTACGATCGCCAGTACCCTGATTCCACTCTGGATATCCAAACTAAAGTAGAGGATATTGATCTGGAGTTTTTACGGGAAGATTTACCGAGGATCTTGCGCTCTATGCAAGTAGGTACAGAACGAATTCGTGAAATTGTGCAATCGTTACGCAATTTCTCCCGTCTGGATGAAGCAGAAATTAAGACCGTTGAGATCCATGAGGGCATTGATAGCACCCTGATGATTCTCCAAGGTCGGCTCAAGGCTAATAGTCAACGTCCCACCATTCAAGTGCTCCGAGACTATGGTTCTTTACCGCTGGTAGAGTGCTATGCCGGACAGTTAAATCAGGTGTTTATGAACATTCTGACCAATGCGATTGATGCCTTGGAGGAACGGGATACGAAGCGATCGCCCACTGAATTAAGTCAGCATCCTAGTCAAATTACGATCCGGACTGAAGCAGTCGCGGATCAAGTGGTGATTCGCATTGCGGATAATGCGCTAGGGATGCCGGAAGAAGTTCAGAAGCGATTGTTCGATCCCTTCTTCACCACCAAAGCAGTGGGGAAAGGCACTGGGTTGGGAATGTCGATTAGCTATCAGATTGTCACAGAAAAGCATGGCGGGTCTCTAACCTGCATTTCAGAACTGGGACAAGGCACAGAGTTTGTGATTCAAATTCCGCAACCCGCCTCCCTATCTTTGGCCCGTTCATGA
- a CDS encoding cupin domain-containing protein has translation MHDPSRASGASVTFKPGARTAWHTHPLGQTLIVTAGVGWVQQWGGQVQEIRPGDVVWIPPGVKHWHGATATTAMTHIAIHEQLDGRVVDWMEQVSDEQYRGRS, from the coding sequence GTGCACGATCCATCACGCGCCTCTGGCGCAAGTGTCACCTTCAAGCCTGGTGCGCGCACAGCGTGGCATACCCATCCCCTGGGGCAAACCCTCATCGTGACGGCTGGAGTTGGTTGGGTTCAGCAATGGGGCGGTCAAGTTCAGGAGATCAGACCTGGTGATGTCGTCTGGATTCCGCCAGGTGTAAAGCACTGGCACGGAGCTACAGCAACTACAGCCATGACCCATATTGCTATTCACGAACAACTCGACGGCAGGGTCGTGGACTGGATGGAACAGGTCAGTGACGAGCAGTACAGAGGAAGATCTTAA
- a CDS encoding alpha/beta hydrolase, giving the protein MKNRILIPTLLISAICTTAAFALDKTHVSRKVSQAPVQQSAVVEGADNFYKSDKVTMQKVTFKNQYNMQVAGNLFIPKALNQNAKNPAIIVGHPMGAVKEQSSNLYAQKLAEQGFITLSLDLSFWGESEGSPRNLIAPEIYAEDFSAAVDFLGTRPFVDRDRIGVLGICGSGSFVISAAKIDPRIKVVATVSMYDMGAAARNGLRKSVTAEQRKQMIAAAAEQRYVEFTGGETAYVGGTTNELTASTDPVQREFFDFYRTPRGEFTPKGSSPERTTKPTLTSVVRFMNYYPLERIEEIGRPLLFVTGTEAHSREFSEDAYNRAVEPKEIVRVPNAGHVDLYDRVNLIPFDKLTSFFTQHLK; this is encoded by the coding sequence ATGAAAAACCGCATTCTAATACCAACCCTCTTGATTAGTGCAATCTGCACAACGGCGGCATTTGCACTTGACAAAACACACGTCTCGCGTAAGGTCTCCCAAGCACCCGTGCAGCAGTCCGCTGTGGTCGAGGGGGCGGACAACTTCTACAAGAGCGACAAGGTGACCATGCAAAAGGTGACATTCAAAAACCAATACAACATGCAGGTTGCCGGGAATCTCTTCATTCCCAAAGCCTTAAATCAGAACGCCAAGAATCCGGCAATCATTGTCGGGCACCCCATGGGCGCAGTCAAAGAACAAAGCTCGAATCTGTATGCCCAAAAACTGGCTGAACAGGGATTCATCACCTTGTCCCTCGATTTGTCCTTCTGGGGCGAGAGCGAGGGGAGTCCGCGAAACCTCATCGCGCCAGAGATTTATGCCGAGGACTTCAGCGCAGCAGTGGACTTCCTGGGCACCCGACCATTCGTGGACAGAGACCGGATCGGTGTTCTTGGGATTTGCGGCAGCGGGAGCTTCGTTATCAGCGCCGCCAAGATCGACCCCCGCATCAAGGTCGTCGCGACTGTGAGTATGTACGACATGGGCGCGGCGGCTCGCAATGGGCTTAGGAAGTCGGTGACCGCCGAGCAAAGGAAGCAGATGATCGCTGCGGCGGCGGAGCAGCGTTACGTGGAGTTCACGGGCGGCGAGACCGCCTACGTGGGTGGAACGACGAACGAACTGACGGCGAGCACCGACCCGGTTCAGCGCGAGTTCTTCGACTTCTACCGGACTCCCCGGGGCGAGTTCACACCGAAAGGCTCGTCTCCCGAGCGGACGACGAAGCCGACGCTGACCAGCGTCGTGCGGTTCATGAACTATTACCCGCTTGAAAGGATCGAGGAGATCGGTCGTCCGCTGCTCTTTGTCACCGGCACAGAAGCCCACTCCCGGGAGTTCAGCGAGGACGCCTACAACCGCGCTGTCGAGCCGAAGGAGATCGTCCGGGTTCCGAATGCGGGACACGTCGATTTGTATGACCGGGTGAACCTTATCCCCTTTGACAAGCTCACATCCTTTTTCACCCAACATCTGAAATAG
- a CDS encoding ATP-binding cassette domain-containing protein, protein MLKVAFTKKLSNASGPTAPPFRLDIEFEVPSGLIVLFGQSGCGKSSTLLAIAGLMHPDWGYIKVAETTFLDTDRRINLPAHRRQVGYVFQNYALFPHLNVTENISFGLNHWHRHHRQQRIAELVELLELQDLVHLPVGQISGGQAQRVAIARAVAPYPKILLLDEPFSALDDELRATLRAELKIIQHRLNLPIILVTHSRSEAMELADHVVTLGAGKVIEVGLAKQLLDSRSDQIHSNFRWG, encoded by the coding sequence ATGCTGAAAGTCGCCTTTACCAAAAAGTTGTCTAATGCGTCTGGCCCAACAGCCCCTCCATTTCGGTTGGATATTGAATTTGAGGTTCCTAGTGGCTTGATTGTGCTATTTGGACAGTCTGGCTGTGGAAAAAGTTCCACCCTTCTAGCGATCGCCGGCTTAATGCATCCAGACTGGGGCTATATAAAAGTAGCAGAGACAACATTTTTAGATACAGACCGGCGCATCAATTTACCAGCGCATCGGCGACAAGTCGGATATGTTTTTCAAAATTATGCATTATTTCCCCATCTAAATGTTACTGAAAATATCAGTTTTGGGTTAAACCACTGGCACCGGCACCACCGCCAACAGCGAATTGCAGAATTAGTTGAGCTGTTAGAACTTCAAGACTTGGTGCATCTGCCGGTGGGGCAAATCTCTGGGGGACAGGCTCAACGAGTTGCCATTGCCCGTGCTGTTGCACCCTACCCAAAAATCCTTTTATTAGATGAACCGTTCAGTGCCCTTGATGATGAGTTGAGAGCTACTCTGAGAGCGGAGTTGAAAATTATTCAGCATCGATTGAATTTGCCCATTATACTGGTTACTCATTCACGTTCAGAGGCGATGGAACTTGCTGATCATGTCGTCACTTTAGGGGCTGGTAAAGTTATCGAAGTCGGCTTAGCAAAGCAATTGCTCGATTCTCGTTCTGATCAAATTCACTCTAATTTTCGTTGGGGTTAA
- a CDS encoding AraC family transcriptional regulator, with the protein MNAARTSEKSGRALMNDFQTKREADRAQANREELTERIAQAIRQDGAIESLKGLHFYRASYPSECFHSVSIPAFCAIAQGSKEVLLGSDRYQYDPMHYLLGTVELPIASRILEATQEKPYLGLRFDLDPTLVGSAMVEAGYPSAQRGASVKAIDVSPLDVDLLDAVVRLVRLLDSPAKAHVLAPLIKREIIYRLLMGVQGNRLHQIAVLGGSTHQIARAVDRLRKDFNQPLRIESIARELGMSVSGFHHHFKSVTAMSPLQFQKQLRLQEARRLMLGQNLDASSAAYRVGYDDASHFNREYKRLFGAPPMRDVERLREATRETAIAVEGLVRTKT; encoded by the coding sequence ATGAACGCTGCAAGAACGAGTGAAAAGTCTGGTAGAGCCTTGATGAATGACTTTCAGACAAAGCGCGAGGCAGACCGAGCGCAAGCCAACCGAGAGGAACTAACGGAGCGAATTGCCCAAGCGATTCGTCAAGATGGAGCGATCGAGTCGCTGAAAGGATTACACTTCTATCGCGCCTCCTACCCTTCGGAATGCTTTCATAGTGTGTCTATTCCTGCCTTTTGTGCGATTGCTCAAGGCAGCAAAGAAGTCCTTCTAGGCAGTGATCGCTATCAGTACGACCCAATGCATTATTTGCTGGGGACGGTCGAACTGCCGATTGCCAGCCGAATTCTAGAAGCAACCCAGGAAAAACCGTACCTGGGTCTTCGTTTCGATCTTGACCCTACTCTAGTTGGCTCAGCCATGGTTGAGGCAGGCTATCCCTCAGCCCAAAGGGGTGCTAGTGTCAAAGCAATCGACGTCAGTCCGTTGGATGTAGATCTGTTAGATGCTGTCGTGCGGCTCGTCAGGTTGCTCGATTCCCCGGCTAAAGCGCATGTGCTCGCACCTCTGATTAAGCGGGAGATTATCTACCGGCTCTTGATGGGAGTGCAAGGGAATCGGCTCCATCAGATTGCAGTTCTGGGTGGCTCTACCCACCAAATTGCTAGAGCCGTTGATCGACTTCGTAAAGACTTTAACCAGCCGCTTCGGATTGAAAGCATCGCACGAGAGCTGGGAATGAGTGTCTCGGGCTTTCACCATCACTTCAAGTCTGTCACTGCAATGAGTCCCCTGCAGTTCCAGAAGCAACTGCGGCTCCAGGAGGCTCGCCGTCTGATGCTGGGGCAAAACCTTGATGCTAGCAGTGCTGCTTACCGTGTGGGTTATGACGATGCCTCGCACTTCAACCGGGAGTACAAGCGCCTCTTTGGTGCACCACCAATGCGTGATGTGGAGCGGTTGCGAGAAGCTACTAGGGAGACTGCTATTGCAGTTGAAGGGTTGGTTAGGACAAAGACTTGA
- a CDS encoding SDR family oxidoreductase has product MNNQNFTGKVAFVTGAANGIGRATALAFAREGAAVVVADISEQGNQETARMIEELGGRAIAVKCDITRTEDVKAALDQTIETFGRLDFAFNNAGVEQKLAAAAELDEAEWDRIVNINLRGVFLCLKHEIPLMQKLGGGAIVNTSSGAGVKGFKGQAAYVAAKHGVVGLTKAAALDYAAQNIRINAVCPGIIDTPMMDRFSGGTSEGQERVISQEPIGRMGQPEEIANAVVWLCSDASSFAVGHALVIDGGQTV; this is encoded by the coding sequence ATGAACAATCAGAACTTTACAGGCAAGGTAGCCTTTGTCACCGGAGCAGCAAACGGCATTGGTCGAGCTACAGCGCTAGCGTTTGCACGCGAAGGCGCGGCAGTGGTAGTCGCTGACATTTCAGAACAGGGCAATCAAGAAACGGCTCGTATGATTGAGGAACTCGGCGGACGGGCGATCGCCGTCAAGTGCGACATAACACGAACCGAGGACGTGAAGGCAGCCCTGGATCAGACCATTGAGACCTTCGGGCGACTGGACTTTGCCTTCAACAACGCCGGTGTGGAACAGAAGCTAGCGGCGGCGGCGGAACTGGATGAGGCGGAGTGGGATCGCATAGTCAACATCAACTTGCGTGGCGTGTTCCTGTGCCTGAAGCACGAAATCCCGCTGATGCAAAAGCTTGGGGGCGGTGCGATCGTGAATACCTCTTCAGGTGCTGGAGTCAAAGGCTTCAAAGGTCAAGCTGCTTACGTGGCTGCAAAGCACGGCGTGGTCGGACTGACCAAGGCAGCCGCTCTCGACTATGCCGCGCAGAACATTCGCATTAACGCTGTGTGTCCCGGAATCATCGACACCCCGATGATGGATCGCTTCAGCGGCGGCACTTCCGAAGGACAAGAGCGAGTGATCTCGCAGGAACCAATTGGCAGGATGGGTCAACCCGAAGAGATCGCCAATGCCGTCGTCTGGCTGTGTTCGGATGCGTCCTCCTTCGCCGTCGGGCACGCCCTGGTCATTGATGGCGGTCAAACGGTGTAG
- a CDS encoding acyltransferase family protein, whose translation MTTDEQFLPTPKQSPRLMSLDVFRGIAITGMILVNNPGSWDYVYAPLKHAEWHGCTPTDLVFPFFLFIVGVAMAFSLSKYTPENRPTAAVYRRIVRRCVLLFALGLLLAVIPLILDWLFNTKPLDFSILRIMGVLQRISLCYLISSAIILHLPRKTQWVLAAVILLGYWVLMQQIPVPGYGAGNFSPHGEGSLPAYLDRLILTSPHLLKRDIGFDPEGLFSTLPAVVSVLIGYFTGEWLRRHKVRTEISVQLAIAGLCCLIVGHLWGFVFPINKQLWTSSYVVFTSGWALLLLAGLYYILEVRNWRKWAWPFEVMGLNAIFLFVASGTVARFLIKTHIGAGKDAPTTYTWLYENLFRPWAGAMKGSLAFALTTVFLWWLILYFMYKKKWFFKL comes from the coding sequence ATGACAACTGACGAGCAATTTTTACCCACGCCAAAACAATCCCCGCGCCTAATGTCTCTGGATGTGTTTCGAGGCATTGCAATCACCGGCATGATTTTAGTTAACAATCCGGGTAGCTGGGATTATGTTTATGCTCCCCTAAAACACGCAGAATGGCACGGTTGCACCCCGACGGACTTAGTTTTTCCCTTCTTCCTCTTCATTGTCGGTGTGGCAATGGCGTTCTCTCTTTCCAAATACACCCCAGAAAATCGCCCAACTGCTGCCGTTTACAGGCGGATTGTCCGCAGATGTGTCTTACTATTTGCCCTTGGTTTATTATTAGCCGTTATTCCTTTAATTCTCGATTGGCTGTTTAATACAAAACCCCTTGATTTCAGCATCCTTCGCATTATGGGCGTCTTGCAGCGCATCAGTTTGTGTTACTTGATATCTAGCGCGATTATTCTGCATCTGCCGCGCAAAACTCAATGGGTGCTGGCAGCCGTGATCCTGCTGGGATATTGGGTGCTAATGCAACAAATTCCCGTACCCGGATATGGTGCCGGCAACTTCTCTCCCCACGGCGAAGGCAGTTTGCCGGCTTATCTTGATCGGCTGATCCTCACTTCTCCACACTTGCTAAAGCGTGACATCGGATTTGATCCCGAAGGACTATTCAGCACCCTTCCTGCCGTCGTCAGTGTTCTTATTGGTTACTTTACCGGGGAGTGGCTGCGCCGGCACAAAGTACGAACAGAAATTAGTGTGCAATTGGCGATTGCCGGCCTTTGTTGTCTAATTGTCGGGCATTTGTGGGGGTTCGTGTTTCCTATCAATAAGCAGCTTTGGACAAGTTCTTACGTTGTTTTTACCAGTGGTTGGGCGTTACTGTTGCTTGCCGGCTTGTACTATATTTTAGAAGTCCGCAACTGGCGTAAGTGGGCATGGCCATTTGAAGTGATGGGGTTGAATGCTATTTTCCTTTTTGTCGCCTCTGGTACTGTTGCCCGCTTTCTAATTAAGACTCATATCGGTGCCGGTAAAGACGCTCCCACAACTTATACTTGGCTCTACGAAAACTTATTTCGACCGTGGGCCGGCGCAATGAAAGGTTCCCTCGCTTTTGCCCTTACCACTGTCTTTTTGTGGTGGTTAATTCTTTATTTCATGTACAAAAAAAAGTGGTTTTTTAAGCTCTGA
- the phnD gene encoding phosphate/phosphite/phosphonate ABC transporter substrate-binding protein: MKRRNFCLYSALFVVSGCTTATTQSSNPFQSPSPFSKLEKLRFAVSDVKGLEDLKKDYEPLRLLLTKILETKVEFVPVDSYIAVVSALQQDQVDLVFTGPSEYVVMRARTNAVPIAAIERQNYYSILATRSNSGIKSVQDLKGKTIALWELGSTSGYLGPIKLLIDAGLDPKVDVTIKLLGKKGLPALKNGDVDAWGGGFVRHEKFLKDEKMTATDLPILAKGVSLPSDPFVLNSKLEAGLVANIQQRIFQNQAEILAVIAPVDGAKFTGGKMIEIQDTDFDVIRQVYKVMGQGAFLQG; this comes from the coding sequence ATGAAGCGTCGTAACTTCTGCCTTTATTCAGCTTTATTTGTTGTGTCGGGCTGCACAACCGCTACGACACAATCCTCTAATCCTTTTCAGAGTCCCTCTCCCTTCAGCAAACTAGAGAAGTTAAGGTTTGCTGTTTCTGATGTCAAGGGTCTAGAAGATTTGAAAAAAGATTACGAACCGTTACGGTTACTTCTGACAAAGATTCTGGAAACCAAGGTAGAATTCGTTCCCGTAGACAGCTATATTGCAGTGGTGTCTGCTCTCCAACAGGATCAGGTTGACCTAGTATTTACAGGCCCGTCGGAGTATGTGGTGATGCGTGCCCGGACGAATGCGGTTCCCATTGCCGCCATTGAGCGGCAAAATTACTACTCGATCCTTGCAACTAGATCGAACAGTGGAATCAAGTCAGTGCAGGATCTAAAGGGCAAAACCATTGCCCTGTGGGAGCTTGGCTCAACTAGCGGCTATTTAGGCCCGATTAAATTACTGATTGATGCGGGATTAGATCCTAAAGTTGACGTGACCATCAAGCTTTTAGGCAAAAAAGGACTGCCTGCCTTAAAGAACGGGGATGTGGACGCTTGGGGCGGCGGCTTTGTGCGTCACGAAAAATTCCTGAAAGATGAAAAAATGACCGCAACTGACTTACCGATCTTGGCGAAAGGGGTTTCATTACCCTCCGATCCCTTTGTGTTGAATAGTAAGCTAGAAGCTGGTTTAGTAGCCAATATCCAGCAACGCATTTTTCAGAATCAAGCCGAGATTCTAGCAGTGATCGCTCCAGTCGATGGTGCTAAGTTTACAGGGGGCAAGATGATTGAAATTCAAGATACAGACTTTGACGTAATTCGGCAGGTCTATAAGGTCATGGGACAAGGCGCTTTCCTACAAGGTTAA
- a CDS encoding PHP domain-containing protein yields the protein MAVNLAQASASPKPAAQNMPALKQVFKTIHAESCPRSYNFHMHTVHSDGQLQPEVLIEQAITIGLKGLAITDHHSVNGYKLAQHWLDQWQQNQEELKVNYENNHSHSSIPNSECPQAPHLWVGVEVNADLLGCEVHILGYAFDPEHLSMQPYLQGKGVQGSDYQAGSVISAIQEAGGLAVLAHPARYRISETKLIPAAAELGIDGVESYYAYNNPNPWRTSPKQTQVVEQFSATYGLLKTCGTDTHGKNLLQRL from the coding sequence ATGGCAGTCAATCTTGCTCAGGCTTCTGCTTCGCCCAAGCCGGCAGCACAGAATATGCCGGCACTAAAGCAAGTCTTTAAAACGATTCATGCAGAAAGTTGTCCGCGTTCTTATAACTTTCATATGCATACAGTCCACTCTGACGGCCAACTGCAGCCAGAGGTGTTGATTGAACAAGCCATCACAATTGGTCTTAAAGGGCTGGCAATTACAGATCACCACAGTGTTAACGGCTATAAGCTGGCTCAGCACTGGTTAGACCAATGGCAACAAAATCAGGAAGAATTGAAAGTGAATTATGAGAACAATCATTCTCATTCCTCAATTCCTAATTCTGAATGCCCACAAGCGCCCCACCTGTGGGTTGGCGTTGAAGTGAATGCTGATTTACTAGGATGTGAGGTACACATTTTAGGCTATGCTTTTGACCCAGAACACCTGAGTATGCAGCCTTATTTGCAAGGGAAAGGAGTACAGGGCAGTGATTATCAAGCCGGCTCTGTAATTTCTGCAATTCAGGAAGCTGGTGGTTTAGCAGTTTTGGCGCATCCCGCACGGTATCGCATCTCAGAAACTAAGTTAATTCCAGCGGCTGCTGAATTAGGGATTGATGGTGTGGAAAGTTACTACGCTTACAATAATCCAAATCCTTGGCGTACTAGCCCCAAACAAACTCAAGTGGTGGAACAATTTAGCGCTACTTACGGGTTATTAAAAACCTGCGGCACCGACACTCACGGAAAAAATTTGCTCCAGCGACTTTAA
- a CDS encoding cyclophilin-like fold protein — MLLRWRAIKGKNCQKRMLILVLAVLMSLSDSACRADNSMTISTPSKIPNEISTERANSMKINIKVGDKVVTATLIDSKTTGDFVSLLPLTLTMNDLFGREKFAHLPRAISQEGERTKTYEVGDVIYWSPGPDVAIYYRHDGQEIPDPGIIVLSKIDAGIEAFNTPDSVEVTIELVPSP; from the coding sequence ATGCTTTTGAGATGGCGTGCCATTAAGGGAAAAAATTGTCAGAAAAGAATGCTGATTTTGGTTCTCGCCGTATTGATGTCCCTGAGTGACTCAGCCTGCCGTGCCGATAACAGTATGACCATCAGCACCCCGTCAAAGATACCAAATGAAATATCAACCGAGCGGGCAAACAGTATGAAGATAAACATCAAGGTCGGAGACAAAGTTGTGACAGCCACTTTGATTGACAGCAAAACCACTGGGGATTTTGTTTCCCTGCTGCCATTAACGCTGACGATGAACGATTTGTTTGGAAGAGAAAAGTTTGCCCACCTGCCGAGAGCGATTTCGCAGGAGGGAGAGCGAACCAAAACTTATGAAGTTGGAGATGTCATTTACTGGTCTCCTGGTCCTGATGTGGCTATTTATTATCGCCATGACGGACAGGAAATCCCCGACCCCGGCATCATCGTGCTCAGCAAGATAGATGCTGGCATCGAGGCATTTAATACCCCTGACTCTGTAGAAGTGACAATCGAGCTTGTTCCATCGCCATAA